One Aerosakkonema funiforme FACHB-1375 DNA segment encodes these proteins:
- a CDS encoding glycosyltransferase family 2 protein: MTATPSKIPVSVLIPAKNEEANLPACLESVALADEVFVVDSQSSDRSVEIAESYGAKVVQFYFNGRWPKKKNWALDNLPFHNEWVLIVDCDERITPKLWEEIAAAIQNPDYNGYYINRRVYFLGQWIRYGGRYPDWNLRLLKHEKGRYENLKTEDVPNTGDNEVHEHVILKGQVGYLKNDMLHIDFRDIYQWLERHNRYSNWEARLYLNFLMGKDDLETINDDSDRLNRFIRIIRNPVQRKRFLRKVWVWLPFKPALRFMITYIIQLGFLDGRAGYIYARLMSQYEYQIGIKLYELRRFGGHLNVSPKSVNPAQEVSQIPKSN, translated from the coding sequence ATGACTGCTACACCATCTAAAATACCAGTTTCTGTTTTGATTCCCGCCAAAAACGAAGAAGCTAATTTGCCTGCCTGTCTGGAAAGCGTGGCACTGGCAGATGAAGTCTTTGTAGTGGATTCCCAAAGCAGCGATCGCAGCGTCGAAATTGCCGAAAGCTATGGAGCTAAAGTAGTTCAGTTCTACTTTAACGGTCGTTGGCCTAAAAAGAAAAACTGGGCTCTGGACAATTTACCTTTCCATAATGAGTGGGTACTAATTGTTGATTGCGACGAACGCATTACCCCAAAACTTTGGGAAGAGATTGCCGCAGCTATTCAAAATCCCGATTATAACGGTTATTACATTAACCGGCGAGTATATTTTCTAGGTCAATGGATTCGTTACGGCGGCAGATATCCAGACTGGAATTTGCGTTTGTTGAAACACGAAAAAGGCCGCTACGAAAATCTGAAAACAGAAGATGTTCCCAATACCGGCGATAACGAAGTTCACGAACACGTCATCCTCAAAGGTCAGGTGGGATATCTCAAAAACGATATGCTGCATATAGATTTTCGGGATATCTACCAATGGCTGGAAAGACACAATCGCTATTCCAATTGGGAAGCTCGCCTTTATCTTAATTTTCTCATGGGCAAGGACGATTTGGAAACGATTAATGACGATAGCGATCGATTAAATAGATTTATCAGAATCATCCGCAATCCGGTGCAACGCAAGCGCTTTCTCAGAAAAGTTTGGGTCTGGTTACCTTTTAAACCCGCACTGAGATTTATGATTACCTACATTATTCAACTCGGATTTTTAGATGGTAGAGCAGGGTACATTTATGCGAGATTAATGAGTCAGTACGAGTATCAAATAGGGATAAAACTTTATGAGTTACGGCGTTTTGGCGGTCATTTGAACGTTTCGCCTAAGTCGGTTAACCCTGCTCAAGAGGTTTCGCAGATCCCTAAAAGTAATTAA
- the hpsU gene encoding hormogonium polysaccharide biosynthesis acetyltransferase HpsU: protein MTPATPDFSSDRATSGSYLSSETELPLLDGQPWIDLRKYNQSGFDRGRPGWYVLLWWLVQAIAFPLTPHNLHAPRAALLRLFGAKIGKGVVIRPTARFTYPWKVEIGDYSWIGDDVVFYSLDRISIGRHSIISQKTYLCTGNHDIQDPAFALITKSIEIGNGVWVATDCFIGPGVKIGANAVVGARSSVFRNLPAGQVCWGSPCRPHHPREMRDKG, encoded by the coding sequence ATGACGCCTGCTACTCCTGACTTCAGTTCTGACAGGGCTACTTCTGGATCGTATCTAAGCAGTGAGACTGAATTGCCTCTGCTGGATGGACAGCCTTGGATCGATCTACGCAAATACAACCAATCTGGATTCGATCGCGGTCGTCCGGGTTGGTATGTGTTGCTTTGGTGGTTGGTGCAAGCGATCGCGTTTCCCCTGACTCCCCACAATCTGCACGCGCCGCGAGCGGCTTTGCTGCGGCTGTTTGGCGCTAAAATTGGCAAAGGCGTCGTCATCCGACCGACAGCGCGTTTTACCTATCCGTGGAAAGTCGAAATTGGGGATTACAGCTGGATTGGAGATGACGTTGTTTTTTACAGTCTCGATCGCATTAGCATCGGTCGCCACAGCATTATTTCGCAAAAAACTTACCTTTGTACCGGTAATCACGACATTCAAGACCCAGCTTTTGCCCTCATAACGAAGAGTATTGAAATCGGTAACGGTGTTTGGGTGGCAACTGATTGCTTTATCGGGCCAGGAGTGAAAATAGGCGCTAATGCTGTTGTGGGTGCCCGCAGCAGTGTGTTTCGCAACTTGCCTGCGGGACAGGTTTGCTGGGGTAGCCCCTGCCGTCCCCATCATCCCAGAGAGATGAGGGATAAAGGGTGA